A section of the Branchiostoma lanceolatum isolate klBraLanc5 chromosome 19, klBraLanc5.hap2, whole genome shotgun sequence genome encodes:
- the LOC136425091 gene encoding uncharacterized protein isoform X3, translating into MILALALVCLLPICSCSAETWGAPVNFDSMCRRETLCFLDCPFGRASDARGCEICACRMPDMSMFGMETAGDAPQLVPALEPVPELQPALQPAPQLVPARRSIPSRFLKTGNKA; encoded by the exons ATGATCCTGGCACTCGCACTCGTCTGTCTTCTACCAATCTGCTCATGCTCAG CTGAAACATGGGGCGCACCGGTCAACTTTGACAGCA TGTGCAGAAGGGAGACCTTGTGTTTCCTGGACTGCCCGTTCGGCCGAGCCTCCGACGCCCGCGGCTGTGAGATCTGCGCCTGCCGGATGCCTGACATGAGCATGTTCGGTATGGAGACGGCGG GCGACGCTCCCCAGCTAGTCCCTGCCCTGGAGCCCGTCCCGGAACTGCAGCCGGCACTGCAGCCTGCACCGCAGCTGGTTCCCGCCAGGAGGAGCATCCCCAGCCGCTTCCTCAAGACAG GAAACAAGGCCTAA
- the LOC136425091 gene encoding uncharacterized protein isoform X1, whose product MILALALVCLLPICSCSAETWGAPVNFDSMCRRETLCFLDCPFGRASDARGCEICACRMPDMSMFGMETAGSHSQAGSHIPDFVPNLVPFSNGLPFLAPQPELQAAPLLQPVPQLLPAGDAPQLIPASPELIPAGDAPQLVPALEPVPELQPALQPAPQLVPARRSIPSRFLKTGNKA is encoded by the exons ATGATCCTGGCACTCGCACTCGTCTGTCTTCTACCAATCTGCTCATGCTCAG CTGAAACATGGGGCGCACCGGTCAACTTTGACAGCA TGTGCAGAAGGGAGACCTTGTGTTTCCTGGACTGCCCGTTCGGCCGAGCCTCCGACGCCCGCGGCTGTGAGATCTGCGCCTGCCGGATGCCTGACATGAGCATGTTCGGTATGGAGACGGCGG GATCCCACTCCCAAGCAGGGTCCCATATCCCGGACTTCGTCCCCAACCTTGTCCCTTTCTCTAACGGTCTTCCTTTCCTAGCTCCCCAACCCGAGCTCCAGGCCGCCCCCCTGCTCCAACCCGTCCCCCAACTTCTCCCCGCAGGCGACGCTCCCCAACTTATCCCCGCTTCCCCCGAACTTATCCCCGCAGGCGACGCTCCCCAGCTAGTCCCTGCCCTGGAGCCCGTCCCGGAACTGCAGCCGGCACTGCAGCCTGCACCGCAGCTGGTTCCCGCCAGGAGGAGCATCCCCAGCCGCTTCCTCAAGACAG GAAACAAGGCCTAA
- the LOC136425091 gene encoding uncharacterized protein isoform X2 has product MILALALVCLLPICSCSAETWGAPVNFDSMCRRETLCFLDCPFGRASDARGCEICACRMPDMSMFGSHSQAGSHIPDFVPNLVPFSNGLPFLAPQPELQAAPLLQPVPQLLPAGDAPQLIPASPELIPAGDAPQLVPALEPVPELQPALQPAPQLVPARRSIPSRFLKTGNKA; this is encoded by the exons ATGATCCTGGCACTCGCACTCGTCTGTCTTCTACCAATCTGCTCATGCTCAG CTGAAACATGGGGCGCACCGGTCAACTTTGACAGCA TGTGCAGAAGGGAGACCTTGTGTTTCCTGGACTGCCCGTTCGGCCGAGCCTCCGACGCCCGCGGCTGTGAGATCTGCGCCTGCCGGATGCCTGACATGAGCATGTTCG GATCCCACTCCCAAGCAGGGTCCCATATCCCGGACTTCGTCCCCAACCTTGTCCCTTTCTCTAACGGTCTTCCTTTCCTAGCTCCCCAACCCGAGCTCCAGGCCGCCCCCCTGCTCCAACCCGTCCCCCAACTTCTCCCCGCAGGCGACGCTCCCCAACTTATCCCCGCTTCCCCCGAACTTATCCCCGCAGGCGACGCTCCCCAGCTAGTCCCTGCCCTGGAGCCCGTCCCGGAACTGCAGCCGGCACTGCAGCCTGCACCGCAGCTGGTTCCCGCCAGGAGGAGCATCCCCAGCCGCTTCCTCAAGACAG GAAACAAGGCCTAA
- the LOC136425091 gene encoding uncharacterized protein isoform X4, translating into MILALALVCLLPICSCSAETWGAPVNFDSMCRRETLCFLDCPFGRASDARGCEICACRMPDMSMFGDAPQLVPALEPVPELQPALQPAPQLVPARRSIPSRFLKTGNKA; encoded by the exons ATGATCCTGGCACTCGCACTCGTCTGTCTTCTACCAATCTGCTCATGCTCAG CTGAAACATGGGGCGCACCGGTCAACTTTGACAGCA TGTGCAGAAGGGAGACCTTGTGTTTCCTGGACTGCCCGTTCGGCCGAGCCTCCGACGCCCGCGGCTGTGAGATCTGCGCCTGCCGGATGCCTGACATGAGCATGTTCG GCGACGCTCCCCAGCTAGTCCCTGCCCTGGAGCCCGTCCCGGAACTGCAGCCGGCACTGCAGCCTGCACCGCAGCTGGTTCCCGCCAGGAGGAGCATCCCCAGCCGCTTCCTCAAGACAG GAAACAAGGCCTAA
- the LOC136425592 gene encoding trafficking protein particle complex subunit 5-like, whose translation MESRMTSRSKPSILDKPLSKGKGDLNLSAFAFLFSEMVQYCQNRVHTVPELQQKLSDLGQHVGFRILDTLFLREKNYKREIKLLNMLLFVKTTVWKTLFGKEADKLEHANDDDKTYYIVEKDPLVNKFISVPKDKGSLNCAAFTAGIVEAVLNGCGFPAKVTAHWHRGTTYMIKFDEAVILRDKNMEGR comes from the exons ATGGAGTCCAGAATGACGAGTCGGTCCAAGCCGAGTATTCTCGACAAGCCGCTCAGTAAAGGCAAGGGTGATCTCAACCTGAGCGCGTTCGCCTTCCTGTTCTCGGAGATGGTTCAGTACTGTCAGAACCGGGTGCACACGGTACCGGAACTGCAGCAGAAACTGTCCGATCTAGGACAACACGTCGGCTTCCGGATTCTGGATACCCTGTTTctcag AGAAAAGAATTACAAACGAGAAATCAAGCTCCTGAACATGCTCCTGTTTGTGAAGACGACGGTTTGGAAGACGCTGTTTGGGAAAGAGGCGGACAAGTTAGAACATGCCAATGATGATGACAAGACTTACTACATCGTCGAAAAAGATCCACTGGTCAACAAGTTTATCTCAGTTCCAAAG GACAAGGGTAGTTTGAACTGTGCAGCCTTTACAGCGGGGATTGTGGAGGCTGTGCTGAACGGCTGTGGTTTCCCTGCTAAAGTCACAGCTCACTGGCACAGAGGCACGACCTACATGATCAAATTTGAcgaagcagtcatcctcaggGACAAGAACATGGAAGGGCGATAG